The Macaca nemestrina isolate mMacNem1 chromosome 17, mMacNem.hap1, whole genome shotgun sequence genome contains the following window.
ccatcagaACTCTGGTAGTCTGGATCCTGCCACTGTAGGTGAGAGGGGCGGGTCTGAGCTCACTCCTTTCCCTGGTGGCCTTCCTCCTCCCCAAACCTGTGTTGGGCCAGGTTGTGTGGGAAGTGAGGGCCCTGGGGCTGGGTCCCTCCAGGAGAGGACCAAGTGAGGGAGGTGCTGGAGACCAGCCCAGGCCGGGGATGGCCGACTGGGGCAGGCCGGCCCGGGCAAGCCCTCGCAGCGGGGGACAGCAGGGGCCGAGCCCAGGACACACTTAGCCTTTGAGTTCCCCGGGTCTGGGGGCGGGGGCCACTCCTCCTCCCTTTGTCTCCTGATCCCCCAGGGCtgtgggcctcagtctccccattgCACGGATGGAGCCACCGAGGGCTAGGCTCCAGGGGACATCCGAGAACCACCTCTCAGTCCCTTCCTCCCTGGGGATGCTGAGGTCATGGGGAGTTCGTCAGTGTTCTTTGCAGGCCCTAAGTGCCCCTGCATCTTCCTCTCAGTCATCCCTCACTCCAGCAAAGAGAGGCGCTGCCCCTCCCAAACACTGAGCCCTCACCTGTTCCCAAAGAAAGTTTGGAGAGGAGccatatttagatttttaaaaattttatttttaaaaacttttcattgTAAATAACTTCCATGAAAAAGGTTAAATTGCCCCAAGGGGCAGGAGGGTGGATGTGGGACGCAGCCCAGGGGATCCAGGTGGAGCAAGGCATGCCCCACGTCCCCGAGGAATGCAGGCAGGGGCATGGGGTTACCCCTTCTTGGTCCCAGTAGTTCCAGCAAGCTCAGTGGCCCTCCCAGTTAAGCCTCAGCTACAGCTACACTCACTACATTAGTCTGTCTGTCCTGCCCTCTACAGCTTGGATGCCCCGGCCCCCAAACCGCCAAATCCGGACTTCCTGCTGCTCTCAGCTTCAAGTTGGGCTTAAAGATTAGGGGCCAGGCAAAGATCCCAGAGGCCTTACAGAGGATCTCCTTGCCCAACCCTGTGCCCCCACCTCATTTTGAtctcctctctctgccccctcccccagtCCATATtctgctcagctctgccccaTCCACTGCCTGCCCCCGGCCCCAGGGAGGCTCTGCCGGGAGAAGCCTCCAGGGGGTTAATTTGCTGTCATCTAATTAGCATTTGTGGTACTGGGGGATTCTCTCTGGATAGAGACCTGGGGAAGCAGGGGGGAAGCGGAGGTGCTCTGGGAGGGCCCGGTTCTGTTCCTCCCCAGCCTGACCCGGGCCCCTCCAGGCCTAGGCTCTCACGGCGAAGGGCCCTTTAGCTGGTTTCTGGGGCTGGGAAGACGCGGAGCAATGAAACACTGTGTGTACAAggggggctggggagaggaggcAGCGATTCTGGTCCTGGGCCCTCgttctcagcctcctgggcttgaATCTGATGGCAGCTGGGGCTGGTGGCCATGTGGCCTTGTGGGGCCAGCCTTGGAGCCCtggcccagcccctgcctgggTGGTGGGGTGTCTGTGGACCTGTGTTGGGGGATAGTTCTAGGCCCTGACTTGGGCACTGTCCAGAGGTGGGGCAGGGCCTGGCCTCTTACAAGAAGGCCCCCACGCTGGCCCAGTCCTGCAGGTCGGAGGCCAGGGTGGCGTCCCCGGCCTCAAAGAGGGGCTCCGGGGGCAGGCAGCCACTGCCGCTCTCGTCCCAGGGGTGCTGCAGGAAGGAtgtggccaggaaggtctcgtcGAAGTCCAGGCTGTCGGCAGCCTGCTCCACCGAAGGCCCCCAGGTGGCGGGGCAGTCGATGTGGCGACCGTGGATGGTGAGGTCCACGTCCACGTGTGAGGCGGGGCTCAGAGGTGGGCTCAGCTCCAGGGCCTCCAGCGCACCCAGCTCCCCGCCCAGAGTGCCGGTGTCGAAGATGGCCTCCCAGTCAAAGTTGCCTTTGAGGGGTTCCAGCTCACCCTGCTCCTCCGGGGTGGGCAGCAGGGTGCTGGGGGGCCGCGGGACCTTGGCTACCCGCTTGGGCAGCGGCTGTTTGCGCTTATGCCCCAGCCTGCCCTCGcctgcaccccagcctgcctCCCCGGTGGCCTCCTCGAACTCCCGCAGTAGCTGCTGGGCCTCGGTGTTCACCGTCAGCAGCCCGGCCCGGGGGACAGCGCTGGGCTCCTGCGCAGCCTGGCGGGCAAAGGCTGGGTGGATGTGGACAGGGGGCAGCCGCCGCTTCTTGAAAGCCCCGCTCAGCAGCCGCTCCGCGTACTGGGGGTCGATGCGCCAGAAGCCGCCCTTGCCTGGTTCGTCCTTCTCCCGAGGCACTTTGATGAAGCACTTGTTCAGAGACAGATTGTGGCGGATTGAATTCTGGGTGcagggagagagtgagagagagaggaaccGCTGGGTCAGTGGGGATGGGGAGACGAAGTGGCACCTGGTGCTCCTGCACGCCCCCCATCTTTTCTCTGGCaggggagaggaggtggggaCAGACACGCTGCTCTGCCCAGGCGGCTGCGGCTCTGGGACACCAGCCACAGGGCACTGGAAGCCCGGAGTGCTGTCGGGGGCTTTTGTTCCCTGTTGCCGGGATATCTGCCTGCTCAGTCATCCGAGCTCTGAGCTGCAGGGTGGCTCTCGGTGCCACCCCCGTCGCctaccctccctccctcaccctgCCGCTCACAGCCTCTGGCCAAAGCCCTTGGCTCCCCCAGGGCCTGGACCACCATCTCCCTTTGCCTGGGCCTGGCTGGCCCTCTGTGTGAGTGAGTGGGTCCAGGGAGGGGGCTGGGCAGCTGAGGATGGAGAGGTGGGGGAGAGAGCGAGCGAGTGAGCGAGTGAGCAGGGATGAGGAGTGGGGGATCTGATGACTTTTCTTGTTTGTTGAGCCGGCTGCTGGCCTGGGCCTTCACCCCCCACggccccctccccccactccagGCTCAGTTGATTATTACCCAGCCAAGAGCTAAGAGCATAGCACTCATTCCTTGGGCCTGTTTCCCAAAGCCAAGCTGCACAGGCTTAGGGTAGGGTGGGGCTGAGGGTCTCTGCTTTTTCGGTGCAGCTACAAATGACACTGCTCTAGGGTCAGGGGCATTGGAAATGGCTTGGGACTGTGGTCCTGTGGCCTGCCTGCTTTGGGTGCTTCAGGGAAGAGTCTGGATGTCCTTGGAGGGGCTCTGCCTCCAGCTAGCCCTTGATGGTGATGGCTAAAGACTCTTAGGGCACTGTCTACCCAGCCTCAAAtccaccatcctcctgcctttctATTCTTAGGTGCTTAATCATGTCCAAAGATTGCTGGGGGACAGGGGTCCTGAGCTGGCACGGCAGGGCAGATGGGTGGATAGTGCCCCGCAGCAAGGCTGGGATGTTTACATGGTGGCCTGGGCCCCTTGGCTGCTCAGTGCCTGGTTCCGGAGACGTGGAACATGATGCCAGTGTGGTAGGCAGAGCCCCTGTGGAAGGCACCTGGCTCAGGTAATTGTCCC
Protein-coding sequences here:
- the LOC105469196 gene encoding forkhead box protein J1, producing the protein MAESWLRLSGAGPAEEAGTEGGLEEPDALDDSLTSLQWLQEFSILNAKAPALPPGGTDTHGYHQVPGSAAPGSPLAADPACLGQPHTPGKPTSSCTSRSAPPGLQAPPPDDVDYATNPHVKPPYSYATLICMAMQASKATKITLSAIYKWITDNFCYFRHADPTWQNSIRHNLSLNKCFIKVPREKDEPGKGGFWRIDPQYAERLLSGAFKKRRLPPVHIHPAFARQAAQEPSAVPRAGLLTVNTEAQQLLREFEEATGEAGWGAGEGRLGHKRKQPLPKRVAKVPRPPSTLLPTPEEQGELEPLKGNFDWEAIFDTGTLGGELGALEALELSPPLSPASHVDVDLTIHGRHIDCPATWGPSVEQAADSLDFDETFLATSFLQHPWDESGSGCLPPEPLFEAGDATLASDLQDWASVGAFL